One Cellulosimicrobium protaetiae genomic region harbors:
- the gadC gene encoding putative glutamine/gamma-aminobutyrate antiporter GadC produces the protein MSRQDTRQGPRRSAVRPAAAITVTSLVMLNVAAVVSLRGLPAEAEYGLSSAFYYLLAALFFLAPVAIVAAELASAWPAEGGMFRWVGEAFGSRWGFLAIAMVFIEGCIWFPTVLTFAAVTLAYTGPDAGLDQQVADDRVFVLAIVLVVFWLATLISLRGASAFARTARWGGIVGTLVPAALLIGLGAAYLLGGEPSSTPLTWGAFVPDLSQLDNIVLAAGIFLFYAGIEVNAVHVGSIRNPERTYPVAILVAALVAVVVLTLGTLTVAVVVPQDDISLTTSLLQAFDHLLAWAGISWAGPVVAAMLAVGVLAGVTTWVAGPATGLHAVARAGFLPRWFHRTNRHGMATNILLVQALVVTVLSVMFVVMPSVQSAYQLLSQLTVILYLVAYLLMFAAVVALRRSQPGRPRPYRVPGGRAGVWVVGGVGFVASLLALVTSFAPPGQVAVGSPVTYVVLLVVLSVLFVALPLLVYRARTPGWRDAESSFEPFTWQTSGSTDDPRQRPGAPDHAPHGP, from the coding sequence CGGCGGTCGTCAGCCTCCGCGGACTGCCCGCCGAGGCCGAGTACGGGCTCTCCTCGGCGTTCTACTACCTCCTCGCGGCCCTGTTCTTCCTCGCCCCCGTCGCGATCGTCGCGGCCGAGCTCGCGTCCGCGTGGCCGGCGGAGGGCGGCATGTTCCGGTGGGTCGGCGAGGCGTTCGGGAGCAGATGGGGGTTCCTCGCGATCGCGATGGTGTTCATCGAGGGCTGCATCTGGTTCCCGACCGTCCTCACGTTCGCCGCGGTCACGCTCGCGTACACCGGGCCGGACGCCGGGCTCGACCAGCAGGTCGCGGACGACCGGGTCTTCGTCCTGGCGATCGTCCTCGTGGTGTTCTGGCTGGCGACCCTGATCTCCCTGCGCGGGGCGTCCGCGTTCGCGCGGACCGCGCGCTGGGGCGGCATCGTCGGGACGCTCGTCCCCGCGGCGCTGCTCATCGGGCTCGGCGCGGCCTACCTCCTCGGCGGCGAGCCGTCGAGCACGCCGCTCACCTGGGGCGCGTTCGTCCCCGACCTCTCGCAGCTCGACAACATCGTCCTGGCCGCCGGGATCTTCCTGTTCTACGCCGGGATCGAGGTGAACGCCGTGCACGTGGGCTCGATCCGCAACCCGGAGCGGACCTACCCGGTCGCGATCCTCGTCGCCGCGCTCGTCGCCGTCGTCGTGCTCACGCTCGGCACCCTGACGGTCGCCGTCGTCGTCCCGCAGGACGACATCAGCCTCACCACGAGCCTCCTGCAGGCGTTCGACCACCTGCTCGCCTGGGCCGGGATCTCCTGGGCGGGGCCGGTCGTCGCGGCGATGCTCGCCGTCGGCGTGCTGGCGGGCGTCACGACGTGGGTCGCGGGGCCCGCGACCGGTCTGCACGCCGTCGCGCGGGCGGGGTTCCTGCCGCGGTGGTTCCACCGCACCAACCGGCACGGGATGGCCACGAACATCCTGCTCGTGCAGGCGCTCGTCGTCACCGTGCTGTCGGTGATGTTCGTCGTGATGCCGTCCGTGCAGTCGGCGTACCAGCTCCTCAGCCAGCTCACCGTGATCCTGTACCTCGTCGCCTACCTGCTCATGTTCGCCGCGGTCGTGGCGCTGCGCCGCAGCCAGCCGGGGCGCCCGCGACCGTACCGCGTCCCTGGCGGTCGCGCCGGGGTGTGGGTCGTCGGCGGCGTCGGCTTCGTGGCGTCGCTCCTCGCGCTGGTCACGAGCTTCGCGCCGCCCGGCCAGGTCGCGGTGGGCAGCCCGGTCACGTACGTCGTGCTCCTCGTCGTGCTGTCGGTCCTCTTCGTCGCGCTCCCCCTGCTCGTCTACCGGGCGCGCACGCCCGGGTGGCGGGACGCCGAGTCGTCGTTCGAGCCGTTCACCTGGCAGACGAGCGGGTCCACGGACGACCCCCGGCAACGACCCGGCGCTCCCGACCACGCTCCGCACGGGCCCTGA